The DNA sequence AACAAAGTCGTCTGTGAGCAATTGAAGCCAACCCGCTGGAACAAGTTCCTccaaatgccacaagatggcagcaaagtgcTAAGCTCCTCAGCCAAAGATCCTTTGGCACCAAAGTACATTTTTGAGAGCAATTATGTGAGTTCTTGTTGATAACTTGAGCGTATTTCTTTGGCTTTGTGTGTGCAGCAAATGTGCTCGGGCGTGTCGTTGAGCGACCTGCCGCTCTTCATGCAGAACAAGATCCTGTACAACCTCTCCGACGCCTGTGACATCATCAACCTGGGACAGGCCACGCCCACGCTGCACATCCTGAGCGAGAACCGGACGCTGTGGAAGCGGCTGTGCCATTTCCACTTCTCCGACAAGCAGGTGAGAGCGGCCGCAATCCCCCCCGCTCGCCACTGGAGGGCGCCGGCGGCGCGTGCTTGCTAAGCTTGGAGCCAGTTTGACAGTTTCAAGGCAGCCTTCAACAAAAATGCATGCTGGGCAGCCTTTGTGGTGCGACTGTCATTTGGATTGCATGCGCTGTTCAACTGCTGGAATGACCTTTTGGAACGCGCCCCTCACTTCccttttgtgcgtgtgtgtgaccgCGGGGGTCTTCTTGCAGCACTTGTCCCGGAGTTTGGTCCTGACCAAGAGCGACAACGTGGACTGGAAGCTGATGTACTTCACTCTGCAGAAGCGTTACCCCATGAAGGAGCAGTACGGCGACACGTTGCACTTCTGCAAACATTGCAGCGTCCTCTTCTGGAAGGTCAGATCAACTTTCTTTTTCCTTTGCAAAGGCAATTTGTCCAATGAAACAACaatcttttgggggggggccaCTCTGAAAAAGTGAACGGCACATTTCCACCACGTTTGAGTTTGCTGACGCACTCGCAGGGTATTTCCAAACGCTCCCACAGGGGAAGGGggattgttttgtttgattttacgGCATTTGCAACGCTTGAAATGTGTTCACAATGTGACCTTGGTTGGAACAAAAAATAGGACCGTGACCATATTTGGATGTAGGAAGAACAGCAACTAtatgtacccaaaaaaaaaagttttcatctcTTTGATTGCGATCGCTAGATAAGAGTTCCCAACTTGTCTGCTTGTCCTGTCCTGAGAATCTTGCCTGCCCGTGTGACCTTTAACCTCTGCTCTCtttcctcctccatctcctGCTTAAGGACCGCCACCTGGCCTTGTTGTTGAAGGTACCCTCTCCTCTGTCCCTTGGCTTTGTCGTCCTTCTTCCTCCTCGTTGTCTTTTGTCCTTTGGCAGAATTTCAAACGGCCGCTGACGACGCCACCGTCACCTTTttttcgcttttgttttgtcgCGCCggctcaatcaatcaatgccATCAAAGATTTCATGACTTGggttggctccctctagtggtacaaaACAATGGCTGCAACACACTTGCTGTGGAATGTTTGACAAAGTAGGCAAGTATTATTTTCACGAGTTGGTTTTGAAGGTGAGAGcgattttcaaaaaaacatgttatggAAATGAGCGCTATTGTTTTCAAAAGCTACTACTCGGGTCTGAAGGCGGGATGAATTAGTTAGTTGGTCACCTTGTGAAGGTGAGTCGTCTCGGTCAGTTGTTATGAAAGCACTTGCTTCAACCAGGCAGTTCAGCTTATCTACGAGGAGGAGCTTTTGTGTCGGgtgatttttttgcatttcattttttgatgATGATTTTTCAAGTCAATTATTGCTTGCTTGCAGTTTGGTTGAGATTTGTGGCCGCTGGTGACTGTTTTTCCATTTGATGGtgatttggcgccatcttgtgtcgAAAGTCATTCAGCGCCGTTGCTGATGGCGCCGACGAAGCGTTTGGGAAAAAGCCTGAATGCGTTTGTCTTGTCAGGACTGCGGCCACCCGTGCACGGCCAACGACCCGGACGGCTGCCTGGTGCCCATCTCGCCGCAACGCTTCATCGAGCTCTTCCGCTTCTAGAGGCTTCTCTTGGCTTCTCTTGGCTTCCCTCGTCGGCCGGCCGGCGCCGGCGCCGCCTCCAAAGCTGTGAGTCCAGCAAATCCTCACCTTGTTGACTTTGCGCGATGCAAAAGGCTCGGGACGAGGCGCGCTTCAACGTGCGTCTCCGTTGCGCACAACTGTTACCGTGGCAACCGGCGAGAAGCCCCACGAGACGGTACCTTGCTGACTTTTGCACAAAAATAAGAGGACGGTTCCgtactgtataaaaatgtacACGTTCGAAGGCTGGAGTGATTTTTAGCATGCGATGAGACgtcttttgtgtctttttcagaAACTTTATGGCAGATTTTTAGAAGTCTCATTGACGGATGAATGGATTATTACGTAATGTAACAAAAAGCGTTTTGCAACCGTGGTGACGctttcaaatgtatttctatattttttaaccAAACGCATGCGTCCGTTAACGTGAGCTTGGAAAGTCGTGTTGTCCATTCAGAGAGAAAAGTTTGAAATGTAAAGTGTTATGATGAGCATTGGGAAACTTTTGGAAGATTTCTTCCCGTTGCGCGTGTTTATAATGACGATGTCTTCGGATTAGGAAAAGATTaaatatttccccccaaaatccagtgtttttttctttttgtcaaatGAAGTAGCGGAGGTgagcgacgacgacgacgacgacgacgacgcttTGTTTATGAAAAGCCGCGTTTGTCAGAAAAGAACTTCAATCGGTTCCCTAAAAAAGAGTTTGAAACAATTTGTCATCAGTTGAAACAATTACAAGATCGTcatgaaggctttttttttttcttcatttcagACAATTGATCAcatgacaatatttgtcacacgCGTGTTCTCGCAATCGTTTACAGATCGAATAGATTTTGACAAACAATACATTTGATGATTTGTGTGTCATGACAATTAAAAAGATAATTGCAGACTTTGTTAAGCACAATTTGACACCATATTCACATTttcataacaattttttttcataaaacaaGAAGGAAGATTCAAATGTTgtccttcaaaaaaaaacaaaatttactttggaaaatcTAATGTCTATTATCACAACTCTCTATatttggcttttcttttttttttttaaaaaagaaatatttcccccttttttctactaattgtgtgtgtgggaaTTGTTGTGAGAAGAGAAGCAGCACTGAAGTCAGTCGCTCGAAATCCAACCATCGCCATCGTTCGCAAACGTGCCAGACGGAAATCTTCAGCAGGAAATCATTTGCATTTGATAAACAAAAAATGgcatccaaacaaacaaaacatcgaTTGAAGACTCAACGTGGAAATGTTTGTGATTGTCGTCAGCATTTCCATGATTGGCGCCCTTCAGTGGGCGTGTCCAGCCGAcgacaaggcactctaaagaaCGCACACCGGCGTGAAGGTCCACAAGCTGGCTGGCTGTCAAATCagaatgacccccccccccccaaaaaaaaaaaaacaattccccTTGCGGACGCTTCCACTCacagccaacaacgaggcactctaaatatTCCTTGTCAGTTGCTTTCATACAGAAGTCAGCGTTTTGTCTGTGCTGCTGCGAGAAAGACTATTTGAGTCCTTCCCAGCTGCCGTCCGATCGAACCCGCCTGCTCATCCTGCTGATGCCGGCCAGCTTGACTTTGGCGCGGGACGTCCACGTGACGGCGCCGGCGGGGTACTCGGAGTGCGGCAGGTTGGCGTGGCGGGACCAGTCCGCCGGAGGGGGGCGGGGCCTGTGTCCGTTCTGGACGGCGTCCTCCTCCGGGACGCTGATGTCGTCCTTCCGGGCTTGAGGCGTCTCCCAGCCCTCCGTTTTTTTGTGCCTCATCGTCATGGTGACGCTTTCCCAGAAACAAAGAGCTTTGTCCGACTTTGCCGTCTTCCCGTCCTTCTGCCATTTTGCTTTCTTGTGACGTCTGCAAAGAAACATCATCAACGTCATCGAACCcgaccctggtttgaaaccttactttggaTACCTGACcatgaaaccctaaaccaggtTTGGGCAaattgggtcctcgagagccggagTGCTGCAGGTTTCcctctttcaacacagctgattgcAATcaccaggatcgttatcaggcttatgcggaGTTTGCTGATCAaatgtcagctgtgttggagaagggaaacatccaaaacctgcaccATTCCAGCCCTCCAGGACCCTAGTTTGTCCTAAACCCGGCTTTGAAGCCATAAACCTTCTTTCCGGAAAGCCGAACCCAAGCAGGACGCGCCGGATGGCCGGTCCGGTCCTGCTTGAGCGTTAAAGTGAGGCCAagttgaaaatgaaaagtttgTCAGTTTACCCCGAGTGCTCCGGCAGCGTCTCGCCGG is a window from the Vanacampus margaritifer isolate UIUO_Vmar chromosome 19, RoL_Vmar_1.0, whole genome shotgun sequence genome containing:
- the LOC144039789 gene encoding uncharacterized protein LOC144039789 isoform X1; protein product: MFRRSKSQVLVEDDDDADDASWRRRHSHKNKNRDGEEEVVTVVSKEAKVKTKARSKTDRKDNKMFSSKDDERFLLTGETLPEHSGRHKKAKWQKDGKTAKSDKALCFWESVTMTMRHKKTEGWETPQARKDDISVPEEDAVQNGHRPRPPPADWSRHANLPHSEYPAGAVTWTSRAKVKLAGISRMSRRVRSDGSWEGLK
- the LOC144039789 gene encoding uncharacterized protein LOC144039789 isoform X2 codes for the protein MFRRSKSQVLVEDDDDADDASWRRRHSHKEAKVKTKARSKTDRKDNKMFSSKDDERFLLTGETLPEHSGRHKKAKWQKDGKTAKSDKALCFWESVTMTMRHKKTEGWETPQARKDDISVPEEDAVQNGHRPRPPPADWSRHANLPHSEYPAGAVTWTSRAKVKLAGISRMSRRVRSDGSWEGLK